The following proteins are encoded in a genomic region of Xenopus laevis strain J_2021 chromosome 3L, Xenopus_laevis_v10.1, whole genome shotgun sequence:
- the LOC121401369 gene encoding golgin subfamily A member 6-like protein 22 has protein sequence MDRSLEMESVLLTWKNFREEDETDIESLLYFYEHHYRREFGKIDDLANFLIRYAATHQYLTRANLVYYIYVVMNLEQLDNIVADFQLPESPLRDINMDPEEVAEALKTLRSISEGMERKLLEKEKELEEAAMTSQQEKVEEDHLQEEETNREEQEEVEHHIEEREKQNKEPDEDVPAEKKEDVEDLEKDDPPEQQEERIELEEQEEQMQEQEEDVPAEKLEEAEEPAKDDPAEKNEEVEELERGVPAEKKEDVEDLEKDDAPEQQEEGIELEEQEEQMQEQEEDVPAEKLEEAEEPEKVDPAEKNEEVEELERGVPAEKKEAVEDLEKDDAPEQQEEGIELEEQEEQMQEQEEDAPAEKLEEAEEPEKDDPAEKKEEVEELERDVPAEKKEEDVAEMKKDVPLEQQEEVIELEEQEEQKQEQEEDVPAEQKQQQPTRRRRVSIRLQRIWRSTKKFFRGINCRRPTPAP, from the exons ATGGACCGCTCCCTAGAGATGGAG TCGGTTTTGTTGACCTGGAAGAACTTCAGGGAGGAGGATGAGACAGACATCGAGAGTCTCCTTTATTTTTATG AACATCACTACAGGAGAGAGTTCGGGAAGATCGACGACTT AGCCAACTTCCTGATCCGATATGCAGCCACCCACCAGTACCTGACTAGGGCGAACCTGGTGTATTACATCTACGTGGTCATGAATCTG gaacAACTGGATAACATTGTGGCTGATTTCCAGCTGCCGGAATCACCT CTCAGAGACATCAACATGGACCCAGAGGAGGTTGCTGAAGCCTTGAAA ACCTTAAGATCAATATCGGAGGGCATGGAGAGAAAACTCCTCGAGAAGGAGAAGGAGCTGGAAGAAGCTGCCat GACCAGTCAACAGGAAAAGGTGGAGGAAGATCACCTGCAGGAAGAGGAGACCAATCGAGAGGAGCAAGAAGAGGTCGAACATCATATAGAGGAACGAGAGAAGCAAAATAAGGAACCAGACGAAGATGTTCCTGCCGAAAAGAAAGAGGATGTGGAAGATCTGGAGAAAGATGATCCTCCTGAACAGCAAGAAGAAAGGATAGAACTGGAGGAACAAGAGGAGCAAATGCAGGAACAAGAggaagatgttcctgctgaaaagCTAGAAGAGGCAGAAGAACCAGCGAAAGATGATCCTGCTGAAAAGAATGAAGAGGTGGAAGAACTGGAGAGAGGTGTTCCTGCCGAAAAGAAAGAGGATGTAGAAGATCTGGAGAAAGATGATGCTCCTGAACAGCAAGAAGAGGGGATAGAACTAGAGGAACAAGAGGAGCAAATGCAGGAACAAGAggaagatgttcctgctgaaaagCTAGAAGAGGCAGAAGAACCAGAGAAAGTTGATCCTGCTGAAAAGAATGAAGAGGTGGAAGAACTGGAGAGAGGTGTTCCTGCCGAAAAGAAAGAGGCTGTAGAAGATCTGGAGAAAGATGATGCTCCTGAACAGCAGGAAGAGGGGATAGAACTAGAGGAACAAGAGGAGCAAATGCAGGAACAAGAGGAAGATGCTCCTGCTGAAAAGCTAGAAGAGGCAGAAGAACCAGAGAAAGATGATCctgctgaaaagaaagaagaggtggAAGAACTGGAGAGAGATGTTCCTgccgaaaagaaagaagaagatgtgGCAGAAATGAAGAAAGATGTTCCTCTTGAACAGCAAGAAGAGGTGATTGAACTGGAGGAACAAGAGGAGCAAAAGCAGGAACAAGAGGAAGATGTTCCTGCTgagcaaaaacagcagcagccaaCCCGGAGAAGAAGGGTTTCAATCAGGCTCCAGAGGATCTGg cGTTCCACCAAGAAGTTCTTCCGAGGGATCAACTGTCGTCGCCCCACTCCTGCGCCGTAA
- the LOC121401132 gene encoding cilia- and flagella-associated protein 251-like has translation MAPSPACHDALEREAEAAGGCWRRRRKRKLLEYNKLLQRRRRREKTELLVKNKFLWRRRRRRSEKRKLLKNNQLLLQRENSKRAGNKLLEKQQAPAEEVQKEEGAPGEQQAPAAEEQKREQGAPGEQQAPVAEEEEKEERAPKQQQAPAAEEENGEQGAPGEQIAPTPEEEKEAGVLDEQQAPAAEEKEEREEGSPGQEQTPAAEEDEQGEEGAPGQQQAPAAVEEEREEGAPEEQPASTPEEEKEERADGEQQAPAAEEEKEDGAPEQQQQQAPAAEEEREERAPGEQLSSCCRGREERRGEPWTRASSCREGERGGSP, from the exons ATGGCACCTTCACCAGCTTGCCATGACGCTCTGGAGAGGGAGGCAGAAGCTGCAGGAGGCTgctgg aggaggagaaggaagaggaagctCCTGGAGTACAACAAGCTCCTGCagcggaggaggaggagagagaagacgGAGCTCCTAGTGAAGAACAAGTTCctatggaggaggaggaggagaaggagcgAGAAGAGGAAGCTCCTGAAGAACAACCAGCTCCTGCTGCAAAGAGAGAACAGCAAGAGAGCAGGGAACAAGCTCCTGGAGAAACAGCAAGCTCCTGCAGAAGAGGTGCAGAAGGAAGAGGGAGCTCCAGGAGAACAGCAAGCTCCTGCTGCTGAGGAGCAGAAGAGAGAGCAGGGAGCCCCTGGGGAACAGCAAGCTCCTGTagctgaggaggaggagaaggaggaaagAGCTCCAAAACAACAGCAAGCTCCTGCAGCGGAGGAGGAGAACGGAGAACAGGGAGCCCCTGGGGAACAAATAGCTCCTACAccggaggaggagaaagaagcgGGAGTTCTTGATGAACAACAAGCTCCTGCTgcggaggagaaggaggagagagaagagggatcTCCTGGACAAGAGCAAACTCCTGCTGCGGAGGAGGACGAACAGGgagaagagggagctcctggacaacagcaagctcctgctgctgtggaggaggagagagaagaagGCGCCCCAGAGGAACAACCAGCTTCTACAccggaggaggagaaggaagagaGAGCTGATGGAgaacagcaagctcctgcagCGGAGGAGGAAAAGGAAGATGGAGCTccagaacaacaacaacaacaagctcctgcagcagaggaggagagagaagagagagccCCTGGGGAACAGCTGAGCTCCTGCTGCAGAGGACGAGAAGAGAGAAGAGGGGAGCCCTGGACAAGAGCAAGCTCCTGccgagaaggagagagaggagggagCCCCTGA